The Lampris incognitus isolate fLamInc1 chromosome 17, fLamInc1.hap2, whole genome shotgun sequence genome contains a region encoding:
- the LOC130127136 gene encoding microtubule-associated protein tau-like, translating into MDQHQEYTNNASNIYSSGNAMSGSLAGMTINDLHHQENGVQMGHRSPGDGPMKEEEEEEEEEEAVRNEIVVKVKSELKQPESTCCAGDVQPGVSEENKVSPEATGQPAENSAVEAASELSQQQSDPCEDEVQLGASAPGGAASTAQAKQNDAMEKKTQTSTKTRTTSSLKRPSPVTAGTKTNASSRNGHSSIPAKASNTGHRQPRTPGGARPQAPGTKIPAKTGQSASTKKPPTPKNNKDAASGQSSPGTPKSPSSQTGPGKSVAEANKVKKIAVVRSTPKSPGSLKSRQAVPLAAAAPLPDLKGVKSKIGSIDNIKHQPGGGKVQILDKKLDLTNVQARCGSKDNIKHTPGGGKVKIFEQKMDFSNVQSKCGSKDNIKRVPGGGNVQIVEKKLDLSNVQSRCGSKDNIKHVPGGGNIQIVHKKIDLSSVTSKCGSKVNIHHKPGGGNVEIKNEKVDFKVQSKIGSLDNIGHVAGGGLKRIETHKLNFRETAKARTDHGAEIVSLEDSPHQLSTVSSSGSINMADSPQLSTLADQVSASLAKQGL; encoded by the exons ATGGATCAGCACCAGGAATACACCAACAACGCCTCAAACATCTACAGCTCCGGAAACGCCATGAGTGGCTCCTTAGCCGGCATGACCATCAATGACCTGCACCACCAGGAGAATGGAGTTCAGATGGGACACAGAAGCCCTGGAGATGGTCCAATGAAAG aagaggaggaggaggaggaggaggaggaagctgtACGAAATGAGATTGTGGTTAAAGTAAAGTCTGAGCTCAAACAACCAGAGAGCACCTGCTGTGCCGGAGATGTGCAGCCTGGTGTCTCTGAGGAGAATAAGGTTTCACCCG AGGCAACCGGACAGCCTGCAGAGAACAGTGCCGTTGAAGCGGCATCTGAGCTCTCACAACAGCAGAGTGACCCATGTGAAGATGAGGTGCAGCTGGGTGCCTCTG CGCCTGGAGGAGCAGCTTCAACAG CTCAAGCGAAGCAAAATGACGCTATGGAAAAGAAG ACACAAACGTCCACCAAAACTAGAACAACCTCTTCCCTTAAAAGACCATCCCCAGTCACCGCGGGCACCAAAACAAACGCATCCTCTCGAAATGGCCACAGCTCAATCCCTGCTAAGGCCAGCAACACAGGGCACAGGCAGCCCCGA ACTCCTGGTGGTGCAAGACCTCAAGCCCCAGGAACCAAGATTCCTGCTAAAACAGGTCAATCAG CTAGCACCAAGAAACCACCCACTCCAAAAAACAATAAAG ATGCTGCGAGTGGACAGAGTAGTCCTGGTACTCCCAAGTCCCCCTCTAGCCAAACAGGTCCTGGGAAGTCCGTGGCCGAGGCCAATAAAGTGAAGAAGATAGCGGTGGTTCGCTCCACACCAAAGTCCCCAGGCTCCCTGAAGAGCCGTCAGGCTGTTCCCCTGGCCGCTGCAGCGCCCCTGCCAGACCTGAAGGGTGTCAAGTCAAAGATTGGTTCCATAGACAACATCAAACACCAGCCTGGTGGTGGCAAA GTCCAAATCCTTGATAAGAAGTTGGACTTGACCAATGTCCAGGCTCGTTGTGGCTCTAAAgacaacataaaacacacacctgGTGGAGGAAAG GTTAAAATATTTGAGCAGAAGATGGACTTTAGTAATGTCCAGTCTAAGTGTGGCTCCAAAGACAATATCAAACGTGTCCCTGGAGGTGGAAAT GTACAAATTGTTGAAAAGAAGTTGGACTTAAGCAATGTGCAGTCCCGGTGTGGCTCCAAAGATAATATAAAACATGTACCCGGTGGTGGCAAT ATTCAGATTGTGCACAAAAAGATTGATCTGAGCAGTGTTACCTCGAAATGTGGCTCCAAGGTCAATATTCACCACAAGCCAG GTGGTGGAAATGTTGAGATCAAAAACGAGAAAGTGGATTTTAAGGTCCAATCTAAGATTGGCTCTCTTGACAACATCGGCCATGTGGCTGGAGGCGGACTGAAAAGG ATTGAGACCCACAAACTGAATTTCCGTGAGACGGCCAAGGCCCGCACCGATCACGGTGCTGAGATCGTCTCCCTGGAAGACTCACCCCACCAGCTCAGCACCGTCTCCTCCTCCGGCAGCATCAACATGGCGGACTCCCCGCAGCTCTCCACGCTGGCTGACCAGGTGTCCGCCTCCTTGGCCAAACAAGGCTTGTGA